The genomic interval AGGTTACCTTCCTTCAATCCTCACTATGGTTTTTCACACTGTTCTCCGGCCTACGCAGCATCTCTTTCTTCAGAGCATCAGTGCTCCAATGTCTCCTGGGGCTCATCACCCAGCTCATTCCCCTTTCAGAATGGGAAAAGGCCTGATGGGGGTAAGGAGGCTCTCTGTGCATCTCTTCAGTGGGAAATAAAAGGATTACATGCAAATGTGGCTGATGCACTCAGTCTCATATCAACTTCATTAGCCCAGCTTCTCATCCTAGATGCCTAGTACCAGCACCTGGGAAGTCAAATGAGCATTGGGTCCACCCACACCAGTTTACTCTTCTCCGGAGACTGGtatgccctcctcctccctctcacttCCTTCCTAGCCTGACCAGGGTTCAGTCTCTCACCCACTCAGCCCAACATTAAACCCAAACTCCCTTCAGCTGCCCCAAGACTTCCAGATGTATACAACAGTTAGTGTTTGGGGTTCATAACCACCCTAGTACAAATTTTCACATTGTGACTCCCGAACTTACATTCTGAAACATAATTATGACTCAGATATAACTTCTGTCTCTGCTAATGCAGTTTCGGACAAAGGGGGTCACTAGAGTATCATCTTTGTTAACAGAAGTATTAATGATGCAGTGAACATTCAAGTAAGTGTCTACTTACTGCTGTTCTAGATACAAACTGTAATCTAGAAAAATCACTAGGTGATAGCCATATATTCCAATTCTGCTGATAACTGGAAGAACATATCAACACCTGACCAAAGCTAATGTAAACAAATGCATAAAATGAAACACTTTAGCCTTTCCAAAAAAGTGGATAAACCCTGTAGATTTTAACCAACAAATAAACCTCTCTGAAGtctatgattattttaatctcGTCAAGCAGAGGAAATCTAATTTATGTTAGTAGTTGAGAACATGGCTCTATTGAGGGTATTAACAACCTTTGTTTTATGGACACTTCATCAGTTCACACATAACTAAATCcaaccccacaaaacccttccACAGCTCATTAACCAATTAATAATTATAATCAGCAAGAAAGATATTGTGGACTATGATACATTATCACACTGAGAAGGTGCAtgtatttattgttatttattctttAAGACTAAACAGAAGGGATTGGCAGTGGAAGCTCTTTATTATACAAGTCGTTCTACAGGTCTTTGTCAGGTAACTCAAACATGTGCTAACAGGTCCCACAGATCGGTCATGAAATTCACCAATGTACAGTtcataaattcaaaacaaaaaggtACAGCAGCCTCAATTTCAGGGAGCTTACTTTTGTGACACATGATGAAGATCAAACTTCCATTTCTCAGTATCAAATCATAAAATTAACTGTGTTCAGCATCTCTAATGAGGTCTATCAAAATAAAATCCTTCAAAATTGGTGTTTCTAGCATTCTATAAAAGTGCTACAGCCAACTTATTAATTCTCTTTTAAGTATAAAACTCTTCTTTACTAAATATGGGAGTAGTattactttcatttaaaaatccaaGATTTTTGTGATATGATTGCAATtttacttcaaaagaaaaaactataaacaaaaattaaatactgaaGTATTTGAAGGGGAATGTACTCATATCTGCAATTCACTTTGAAATGCATTGAAAAAAATTAGATGTAATGACAGATGAACAGATATGTGATtataaaagtagaataaaatattaattgtagACTCTAGGTATATAGGTGTTCACTGTAcaactttcaacttttctgtaagtttgagcattttcataatataaagttggaaagaaaaaagcTTAAGGTAGCATCCTTAAACTTGATCCTTACAGCAGCATTTGCGCTCTTAAAATTAAGAACTAGTAGGACATAAAATAGCACAAAATGATTTAAGACATACTAtatgaaatagaatacaaaattattaGTAGAGTACTACGACAAccatatatacatagaaaaataaaaggagctGTACTGAAATATTGATACAACTGTCCCAAGGTATTAGGATCATGGGTGATTTCCCCCACCCCTCTATCTGTGCACTTTCTGTAACGTAAtcatatttataaattctttctATGCACatgtaaatatacacatgtatattttaaagtatttcttgcAAGTACAATGAATGTAAGAAAAATATCAGGGAGGGGGACTGCCATATCTAACTTTaaggaaaggaataaaatatattttgtttaaaaaaatttaaaaagactgtgGGTTTATCTGCCTCCCCATCACATCCTAACCTTGGATTTTGTTTCCTCCTATTTTTGATTCAAATACAGATATGAGTCAACTGTGACCATAAATGCGCCAAATCAACATAGTCCATCACTTTTTAATCCACATACTGGTGGTGTATTACAGTAATGAACAGACTTAGCTGACACACCCAAGTGTCAGTGCCTTACTATTCTCAGAACCCATAAACAGAGGTAATATTCATAATAGAACAAAACATGCAATCTACTTTAGGAGAATATAGCCTATTATGACagcaatctattttttttaaagaatcattaagAGCTAAACCAAATGTCTTAAAAATAGGCCTCTAGCCTAATTTCCTCAACTTAGGAGGAGCTAGTCAACTGAGTGTCAGTCCCTTTGAGATGGCAACAAAAACCACGTTAAGTCATCCACCTCCTTGAGTCACAAGGGGACAAGTGGATCTGAGCCCCAGGCACTGACTCAAGACTGGTCACTTCATTTCTTACAGCCTCTCCTCTATAAAATCAGGGACCTGCTAAGGTCCCTTCCAGGTCAAAATTCTCTGAATTTCAGGCAACAGGGAAAAGAGGTTCTGAAAAACTGAGCAAGGAATAGGTCTCCTTGAACTCCACCCAGCCTATCCCTGGATATAGAAAATCTAGCAGCATAAAGACATGTAAATTCATGAAGAGGAACAACTCCACAGAATGCCCCGCACCCAGAAAGCATCTTGGGATATAACGTGGAAACAAGCACATGAGATCACCCCCTATTACTAATCGTGGGATTCATCATTAtagggcttttttaaaaaaaaaacaaaaacccaggcaATTCTTCCCTGCTTGATGGACGCTAAACATACGATTAATTCTGTTTTCAAAGCTTCAAATAAAGATGGCAGAAACAGTTATTACACATccttaagaaaaaacaaagataataccTGGATGCACTCACAGTTTTCTTCACATCTACTTTAACTGTAAGTGATTTCTTCCTAAGAATGGCAGGTGAAGATTTCATGTTGGAAAGTTTTTTACTTTCATCGGGTTGGTTACGAGAAGAGTTGCCGTCTTTTCTGCCAGccccttctttctttattttgtccTTCCGTTTGTCATTACAGGGTCTGAAACCAACATCGCATTTATCTGAACGAGTACAGGCAGTGCAGTCTTTCTTGGATGGTTTAAAAGGTTCTTTGACTTGCCCActttcagtctctctccctcttccagcATTAAAACAACTGGACTCTCTATTTACAGGGCCTTTTTGAGAACTGaattttctgtcttcctccttAGAGTACTTCTGAATTCTTCCATCAGAAAAATCCTGGTCTCCATCTGAGGTCTTGCGATGTTTATGGCGATAGTCACAGGATATCTTGGCCGCCGAACTGGTCTCTGGGAATTCTCTCGGAGCGTGTCGATGAGCCTGGGGTCCAAGGTTCCGCAgatctttcttctcttggtaaggtGGAGGAAGATGCCTGGACTTCCACTGTAGGCTCCTGGCAGGCTCTCTGTTTTCGTACCTCTCCACGTCTTTAGGTCTGTTTGATGTGTGTCCATATTTTCTGAAATCACGATCCTCAGGATACCTGTATTGACATAAAGCAGTTTACACTTGCACTAGAGAGAAGAAAGTGAGAATTTATGTGTGGGATATTGGGCAGCATGGCTTTAAATGCAGAATGCAGTGGCAAGTTAACCCACCCTCAACTCATAGATGCATAGGGTAGTTAAAgaggaaaatactatttttttttttactattctaGCCATCAACATGatttactctaaaaataaatacttcactACTACCACTAGACCATAACTACATTACaatgctttttatctttttagaCAAAAGCTTTTCAAGGTGGTTATCTTCAACTAAAAAAGTAAACACACTTTCTCACTTGAGGCTTTATACCAAATTACCCCAGTTTAATGTTTTCCTATACCTCTTCTGAAAAGAGCTCCTTTTCTCAAAATCTTCAGAGCCTCTTCTAAGTGACTGAGAATATTTTTCATCTTGTATCCTCTGGTGCCTCAATTCGTCTTCATGCCACTGTTCTTCAAATCTAAAAGAATCTGCTATTGACCTTGGAGATGGTTTCCCtccttttccatctcctctaaCTCTGTGGTCATCAGGAATATACCTTCCTTGTACTTTCTGGGGATAACAATTCCTCTGGTGCTCACTGTAGAGTACACCTTCTGAGTACTTGGACATATACTGAGATCTTCTGTTGTTATCCCCTCTTCCTGGTAAATATACTTGGTGAGGCCTATAAGTATAAAAATTTTCTAAAGAGTTTCTTCTTATGTTTGGGGAAGGTGATCTATGTTCATAAGATCGGTAATGTATATTTTCACGAGAAGGAATTCTTGGTTTACTCTGTCCATGTTTCTCATTGTCCATTCTCCAAGTGATGGGTCTTTTTGGATCCTTCCTATATTCATAGCCATAACGCTCATGTCTTTGCTTGTAGTGTTCAGTATTTCTAGGTACTGGTGACAATGATCTACGTAAACAAATACAGAAAAGTTTGGTTCATTCAAAGACAATAAACTAAGTTTGTCTTAACATGACTTATCTAaataaaacatttgctttttccctGCTTCTTCCACTCAAATTAAATTCATCAATTTGCCATATTTGCATTCTACATCATCCATTTGGGAGTCTGATTATGCTTCTGCCCAACTCAGCAAGCATACTCTTTCTATCTGAACTAATATACCACATGTGCATATCAGAATAGGCTGAGCACACTCATCCTCTTGGAGGAGGACCACCTCAAGTACACAGCAGGATTCATTTTGGAAGAATGCTGACAGCAAAGTTCTGGCAAAAGAGTCAGTCAGCGAAAGTGTACATCAGGTTCAATGGTCAGTTAAGAAACAAGCAGAAGGAGGGCTAGATTCACACAAGTAAATGTGCAGGAGAGTCTCTGGAAAGCTGAATATAATGTCTGAAATTAAATTAGATTCTAAAAGTTTATGGTGCACAATAAATTCAAACTCAGACCCAAATCTAACCCCAGTTTCCCCAAGTGATTGTCTGTTCTCTTTACTAAGGCCATATCAAAGAGTGAAAAAACACATTCTTAAACAATGTGTGGAGTACGTGGGAGAAGGGCCTTCAGACTTGAACCTCATGCTTAGTACCTCCATAAATACTCCTAACATAAATAAGTTTTCTTTCCCATACCTGTTCCCTATAAGATGAAAGATGTGCTAGTGAACCAGGGTATGTAACTTTTGTGAATATGTGCTTTAATGCAGCCGTAATGCTCTCCAGGGACAGCACATCCTTTCTGCAACTACCTTCTCCAATATCTCAGCATTGCCAACATGAAGCGTTTCATTCCAACTGAGAAGGAAGGCTCTGCTCCTGTATCCAGGGAAACCAGTCTGAGTTGCCCAGACTTCAGGATAAGAGAGAGAAACACCACTATCTGGAACACAATAAAGTTCAAATTTGCATCTAGGGACCTCTCCTCCCATCTGACCTGTCCGATCTTCCAATTTCCTCCCTGAGGGTTTAATGTCTTCTAATCAATGAGGCAGCTACCCCTGCAGCTTTTGTTATCGCCCCCTCTGCAGCAGCTGGCATGGGTTGGAGCAACCATGAGTAAAACCCTCTCCATTTGGTGATATGTCTGAGTCCTCACTATGAGAAAGAAGGCTGATTTATCTTCCTCACATACATGCTGGGATTTATGTACTGGACTTGGCAATATCTCCCTCTAGAGTCACCAGGCTAGACGTACTGGCAAATGCATTATTCAGCTGAAGCAGAAACTCTATCATCCAGCTGGCTGTACCTCTTCACAGGAAGAAGCAACTGGAGCCTctgaggacttcctggaagactTCACCTCTTCCACAGCTAAGAAGAAAAGCTGGCTGCCAGAGGTCAAGGTCTTCCAGACTGATGAAATACTCAATCTCTTACTTTAATACTTATCTCACATTGAATGCTGCTTTGATATTATATTTCGTATCAGGGTTTTACTGTATAGAGCTCCTTCTTCTGAAGGAAATTGCTAGAATGGTGGCTATCATTTTCAGTTCTCCTTAAAGGACAAAAGAGACCCAAGGAGCCTGTTGGGAGGCAAGTCTCTGTGGGTCTCTTGCATTCTGCATGCCTCGTGAGCAGAGGCACTGACAGCTTTTGTTCCAGGGCAAGCTGCCTGGGAAGATGGAGATATGGCTTCCCTAAGCAGCAGAGGGCCAACTTGTTTGCTGTCCAGGATAACAAGACCAAAGTCGTCTCCAAAGCAAAGGCTGGGCGGGTTTGCTTGCAGCCTCTAATGGGGCTTGGGTTCCTCAGCTGTGTCATCACCCCACTGCTGCGCTCTGCAGCGCCCGCCCTCAGGGGACAAGGGGTGAGCGGAACACAGGATCATGAAGCTGGAGCCGCTTGCTGTACTATGAGTAATAAAGGACTTTGTCTCTGATCCAAGGGCCTCGTGACAGGCTAAGTGTTAGCTTGCAAGTGGGGTAAAATATCAGACTCTTTAAAGTTGGTGACAAAAGAGTTATGAGAAGAAATCCAGAAATCAGGCACTAAACTTGGCAGGGTCTTCTGTGCCCCTTCACCAGAGCCTGTCACAAAAGAGTGAAACCACACGACCTCTGTGAGGCCCTCCATGTTAAGAGCCAGATGCTTCtttacatttccttttctttctgaagcTCCTCCCCTTTACAATTTGATCTTGTGAACTACAAAATGAGAACTGTTGAAATGATTGACTAGTCACTGCAGAACCATAATGAACAAGCATAATGGCCAAGCCATATTAACATGAAAAATTTTGACCTGTTTCTTGTGTATGTAATTACGGTCCTCTTTAAAGTTCTAGAAAACTAGTCACTTTCACAGCTCTGTGCCTTTGATCCTGTTGTCCCCTTAACTGGaatacttttcttctttctgcctttAAAAATTCTACTCATCCTTAAATAGCCTTCTAACATTTCATCTCTTCTCTTAAGACTTTCTTGatatccctccttcctctccacaaAAGCAGAACTATTCCCTCCTTGTGGATCCAGAATACTTTGTCCCAGTCAGCAGCACCACACTTTTCCTACTGTACCATAGTTGGCTATGATGTCAATCTCCCCAGCCAGGCTGCAAGCTTGCTGAGGCGCCATAAGATGTCATACTTACCTCTGTAGCCTCAGAACCTGGCTATAGCAGGtatacaataaatactgcttaaATTGTTCCAGTCTAATCATATATACTATTGATACTGCCAACCAGGAAACAGGAGAGTTCAACTACAACTGAGTTATTCCAAtttgtaggggagggtatagttcacatggtacagcacatgcttagcatacacaaggtcctgggttcaatccccagtaccacctctaaaaataaatacataaacttaattatctcctaCCCctgaaaaaaaaccttaaaaaaataaaataaaataaaaattgggggtaaggtatagctcagtggtagagtgcgtgcctagcatgcatgaggtcctgggttcaatccccagtacctccatttaaataaataaataaacataattacctccccctcgaaacaaacaaacaaaattttattattcTGCTATGAAGAAGAAGTAGGAAACTTCCaattttctaattcccaatttCCTCAAACATGatgattatgaaaaaataaaatacacactgaagaGTTCTAAACCACTTACTGatacaaaaaaatacaacacTCTCAAAGATGTTTCTCACTCTTCCTTACTGTGGCcactgcatttctttttattatgaattaattCCAGCTGCCAGCTGTAATTAAAGAAAGCTGTCAGCTCCTAGAACCTAGAAATATGTCTATCACTGTAAAGCACCTACTGTGAATAACCAGGTCCCATGAGCTTATTAAAATAGGTTAACAGTCCCGGTGAGTTTGAAAGTCCAAGAACATCCCAAACCCATGCTTACCGTGCTAAACTAAGAGCTGCTCACCTGTGTTTCCACCTGGGGGATCTAGAGCGTGACCGTTTCATCCTTTGACCCGTGAACCACTATCACTTTTTACACTGCAAAGAAACACAGTATTAGCAAGTGTGTAGAAAGAGCCTGCAACCTGCTCTAAAAATAGTGAATATTACCAACAAAAACTTACTTAAGCCCTCTGtatccagtttcctcatctagaaaatagGGGTGATAATATTAGGACCCACCTTATTGGAATATTGTAAGGACAAAATGAATTAAATCAAGGGTCGGtaagctttttctgtaaagggccagatagtagcaattttaggctttgcaggccataagAGGTCTCTaccatatcttttttaaaaaaatgctttaaaaaatataaaaatcattctcAGCTCAAGGGCCACACAAGAATAGGCCCCAAAGGCCAAATGCATTGTAGTTTGGTGATCCTTGAGTTAAGTGAAGAAAAGAGCTTAGAATACTGCCTGGTACACAGCAACTGCTAGTAAGCGttccaaaaagaggaaaaaattccCCAGAATTCCTCTATCTGAACACAACCACAACCGTATCTTCCCGTCTTTCGCCACTGTTTGTGTAGATATAATCGTAGTTATGTTCATATAATCACAGTTAAGATGCTTAGGAATACTTGATGATATACCCTGCTTTTTAAATTGTTGGAAAATAAGAATTACAATGCCTAATTATCATACCCAGTTGCCGCCTAATTTCCACCAGATAAATATACCAAAAGTTAGTTAAGCACGACTAGACATTTAGTTGGCTTCTGATTTTTTGCTAATACAAATAATGGCAAATAAGTAAACTTTAAAAGACataaaacttgatttttaaaatattcttcaatctttaaaagaaactgatagcTTTAGGaactatatctttaaaaaaaaacatcatTAGGGTATAATCTTTTGTactagctattatttacatttcagTAATCTTCAGTTTTGATACTATAATTAAGTAGTTCCCAACTTACTGGCCCCAAATTCCTGGTGGCTTTCAAAATTACTGCCATGGGTCTATGAAAAATACATAGAGTCACCATgtacagactatagaataaatATATATCTCATATATTATAACCTcaattttgcaaatttctgaagATATTGTGATCATTGTTCAAATATAAATAGCTTCTTGTCACTATGTTGTTTTTCCACTGACTGATACAAAAAGTACAAGTATAACTATATGGACATTGGTTTAAAAAGGGAGTCCACATAgtcaaacatttgcaaatcattgttataataaattttagaagaaagtaaaagcatataAGGGCAAAGGACTTAAACCAGATCACTCACCAGAAGTACATTCAATTCAGTTCATTTAGTTATATATTGCTTCTTTCCAAAAAGAATTTGAGGCTAGGAAGAACAATTAGTTCAGATGTACCATGAAATTAAGATACTAAATGGGAAAATCTTTActtagtaactaaaaatataaaaatatattcatttaacaATTATTACTGACTACCTATtatttgccaggcactgctctggagatacagcagtgaacagaaaCAGGCAAAAATTCCTGCCCCCctagagcttacattctaatgaAAGAACCCATAATTTAACCAAAGAAGCTTTGGGTACACACCTATTAaacttaacaaaaataataaacccaAAGGTTGTGAGGGGGGGATACCAAGTATTGCTGGTGATGATGAAAAAGTGTAACTATCCTGGTTAAGGAATCTTAACTTAAAAAGGGTAatctttttatccattttatttttttttgaaaaacagatgtattgagctataattcacataccacacaattcacccatttaaagcatacaattcaatgttttttagtatattcacagggaTGTatagccatcaccacaatctaattttagaacatcttcATCCTCTCTAAAAGAAAGCCCATtagtagtcactccccattcctctcCTCCTTTGATTAGCCccgacaaccactaatctactttctgtccctagGGTTTGCCTATTCTGTATGTTTCATATAAacggaatcacacaatatgtggtcctttgtgactggcttctttccttcAGCATAACATTTCAAGGGTTTTACCATGTATCACTACTTCATCcttttaatgactgaataatattccattgcatgggtacaccacattttgtttattcattcatctctcaatggacatttgggttgtttcaatcttttggttattacaaataatgctgctatgaacatttgtgaacaagtttttgtgtagacatatgttttcatctGTCTTGGATATAaaactaggagtagaattgctgggtcatacaatAACTCtacgtttaactttttgagagGGCCAAACATCCTCAAAGCAGCTACAtcttttatattcccaccagcaatatatgaaggTTCCCAtttttccatatcctcaccaatatttgttattgtctgtctcttcAATTACTGTCATCCTTGTGGGGGTGAAGTGGTACCTCACCATGGTTATGATTGGTATTTCCCTAATGATGGGTAATCTTGAAATATGTAAGAAATTATTAAACGAATCATGCCTACTTTCCTTTAATCTAATAATTTCAGTTTAAATTTATTATTCtaatattttaacagaaaaaagtAGCTATATATACTAAGATATTTCtatcagctttatttgtaataataggaaagaaaaaaaccacccAACTAACTAGTTAACCCAAATGCCCAACAATCAGTAAAAGATTAAAcaagtttaaaatacatacatgtagTCACTCCTTACTTTTCTCCTAGCCTTCTATATGTCTTTTCCTCCACATACCCCATCAGCCCAGCACAGCACACTACTTGCTTTTCCCTGATCAGGTCATTCTGTTGGTACCACATAGACGGCCCTCCCGCACTCTGCCTGACAAACTCCTATTCTTTCAGGACTGTCTGGCCATAATCTCCTCTGAAAttctttccttgctttctttttttcttttacccagAGTTTCTTTCTTCCGGGGAATTCTGAGTTTCTCCTGCAATTATTTCAATACACTGCaattatttgtttacataattatatttatttcaagAAGCACAAGACTCCAAACAGCCTATCACAGAACACAAAACTCAAGTGGCCTATGGACATCTGAGATGTTCAACCTCATTAGTAATCAAGTAAACACCAATTTAGATCATAGCCATTCCACACCTATCAGActgacaagaaagaaagaaagaaagaaagaaagaaagaaagaaagaaagaaagaaagaaagaaagaaaacaaagaaggaaggaaggaaggaaggggcgcCTATTCCAGAGTGCAGGCGAGGCTGTGGCACAGGGACTCTTGCACGCTGCTGAGCAGGTGAGTACACACGAGAGTGACCAGTGTGGACGGCGCTGGCAGTACCCGTCACATTTGAACATGCTCATTTCCAAACCAGCAATTCTACTCAAGGAGACACCTTAGAGCGGTGGTTCTCCAGCTTTAGAGTGTGTCAGAATTACCTGAAAGGCtggttagaacacagaatgctgggcCCTACTCTGGGGTGGACCCCACttctagcaagttcccaggtgatgcagatgctgctggtccagggactaGAGAACTACTGGTCTCAAGGGAAAGGTGAAGGTCACttgggagaaaatgtttacaaGTGAGATTTACCGGTTAtgtggtgataaaaaaaaattattacttagAATATTTTCCTCTGCTAATATTAAAATTAG from Vicugna pacos chromosome X, VicPac4, whole genome shotgun sequence carries:
- the BCLAF3 gene encoding BCLAF1 and THRAP3 family member 3 isoform X2; this encodes MKRSRSRSPRWKHRSLSPVPRNTEHYKQRHERYGYEYRKDPKRPITWRMDNEKHGQSKPRIPSRENIHYRSYEHRSPSPNIRRNSLENFYTYRPHQVYLPGRGDNNRRSQYMSKYSEGVLYSEHQRNCYPQKVQGRYIPDDHRVRGDGKGGKPSPRSIADSFRFEEQWHEDELRHQRIQDEKYSQSLRRGSEDFEKRSSFQKRYPEDRDFRKYGHTSNRPKDVERYENREPARSLQWKSRHLPPPYQEKKDLRNLGPQAHRHAPREFPETSSAAKISCDYRHKHRKTSDGDQDFSDGRIQKYSKEEDRKFSSQKGPVNRESSCFNAGRGRETESGQVKEPFKPSKKDCTACTRSDKCDVGFRPCNDKRKDKIKKEGAGRKDGNSSRNQPDESKKLSNMKSSPAILRKKSLTVKVDVKKTVSASRKSENFHPVFEHLDSTQNTENKPTGEFAQEIITIIHQVKAPLTKGSVILGRKGAGIAEKPRRWSQNRNTNYFPSAEITLHERFSKMRDTHAADVNEMKLNSDPEIHRRIDMSLADLQSKQTMVYDSEQTLVKIIDPNDLRHDIERRRKERLQNEDEHIFHIASATERNDQHSNFTRLKNTHVDGFQKPTCFVKSNFRKFIQKPYLNYHTMQRKDIITHKPFRDEENHQNPGGFRRPFKTNFRGGRFQPQYKSGLVQKSLYIQAKYQRLRFAGPRGFITNKFRERLLRKKKEYTNIVPAI
- the BCLAF3 gene encoding BCLAF1 and THRAP3 family member 3 isoform X3 translates to MKRSRSRSPRWKHRSLSPVPRNTEHYKQRHERYGYEYRKDPKRPITWRMDNEKHGQSKPRIPSRENIHYRSYEHRSPSPNIRRNSLENFYTYRPHQVYLPGRGDNNRRSQYMSKYSEGVLYSEHQRNCYPQKVQGRYIPDDHRVRGDGKGGKPSPRSIADSFRFEEQWHEDELRHQRIQDEKYSQSLRRGSEDFEKRSSFQKRYPEDRDFRKYGHTSNRPKDVERYENREPARSLQWKSRHLPPPYQEKKDLRNLGPQAHRHAPREFPETSSAAKISCDYRHKHRKTSDGDQDFSDGRIQKYSKEEDRKFSSQKGPVNRESSCFNAGRGRETESGQVKEPFKPSKKDCTACTRSDKCDVGFRPCNDKRKDKIKKEGAGRKDGNSSRNQPDESKKLSNMKSSPAILRKKSLTVKVDVKKTVSASRVASSYSTERQMSHDLVAVGRKSENFHPVFEHLDSTQNTENKPTGEFAQEIITIIHQVKANYFPSAEITLHERFSKMRDTHAADVNEMKLNSDPEIHRRIDMSLADLQSKQTMVYDSEQTLVKIIDPNDLRHDIERRRKERLQNEDEHIFHIASATERNDQHSNFTRLKNTHVDGFQKPTCFVKSNFRKFIQKPYLNYHTMQRKDIITHKPFRDEENHQNPGGFRRPFKTNFRGGRFQPQYKSGLVQKSLYIQAKYQRLRFAGPRGFITNKFRERLLRKKKEYTNIVPAI
- the BCLAF3 gene encoding BCLAF1 and THRAP3 family member 3 isoform X1, producing MKRSRSRSPRWKHRSLSPVPRNTEHYKQRHERYGYEYRKDPKRPITWRMDNEKHGQSKPRIPSRENIHYRSYEHRSPSPNIRRNSLENFYTYRPHQVYLPGRGDNNRRSQYMSKYSEGVLYSEHQRNCYPQKVQGRYIPDDHRVRGDGKGGKPSPRSIADSFRFEEQWHEDELRHQRIQDEKYSQSLRRGSEDFEKRSSFQKRYPEDRDFRKYGHTSNRPKDVERYENREPARSLQWKSRHLPPPYQEKKDLRNLGPQAHRHAPREFPETSSAAKISCDYRHKHRKTSDGDQDFSDGRIQKYSKEEDRKFSSQKGPVNRESSCFNAGRGRETESGQVKEPFKPSKKDCTACTRSDKCDVGFRPCNDKRKDKIKKEGAGRKDGNSSRNQPDESKKLSNMKSSPAILRKKSLTVKVDVKKTVSASRVASSYSTERQMSHDLVAVGRKSENFHPVFEHLDSTQNTENKPTGEFAQEIITIIHQVKAPLTKGSVILGRKGAGIAEKPRRWSQNRNTNYFPSAEITLHERFSKMRDTHAADVNEMKLNSDPEIHRRIDMSLADLQSKQTMVYDSEQTLVKIIDPNDLRHDIERRRKERLQNEDEHIFHIASATERNDQHSNFTRLKNTHVDGFQKPTCFVKSNFRKFIQKPYLNYHTMQRKDIITHKPFRDEENHQNPGGFRRPFKTNFRGGRFQPQYKSGLVQKSLYIQAKYQRLRFAGPRGFITNKFRERLLRKKKEYTNIVPAI
- the BCLAF3 gene encoding BCLAF1 and THRAP3 family member 3 isoform X4, with the translated sequence MKRSRSRSPRWKHRSLSPVPRNTEHYKQRHERYGYEYRKDPKRPITWRMDNEKHGQSKPRIPSRENIHYRSYEHRSPSPNIRRNSLENFYTYRPHQVYLPGRGDNNRRSQYMSKYSEGVLYSEHQRNCYPQKVQGRYIPDDHRVRGDGKGGKPSPRSIADSFRFEEQWHEDELRHQRIQDEKYSQSLRRGSEDFEKRSSFQKRYPEDRDFRKYGHTSNRPKDVERYENREPARSLQWKSRHLPPPYQEKKDLRNLGPQAHRHAPREFPETSSAAKISCDYRHKHRKTSDGDQDFSDGRIQKYSKEEDRKFSSQKGPVNRESSCFNAGRGRETESGQVKEPFKPSKKDCTACTRSDKCDVGFRPCNDKRKDKIKKEGAGRKDGNSSRNQPDESKKLSNMKSSPAILRKKSLTVKVDVKKTVSASRKSENFHPVFEHLDSTQNTENKPTGEFAQEIITIIHQVKANYFPSAEITLHERFSKMRDTHAADVNEMKLNSDPEIHRRIDMSLADLQSKQTMVYDSEQTLVKIIDPNDLRHDIERRRKERLQNEDEHIFHIASATERNDQHSNFTRLKNTHVDGFQKPTCFVKSNFRKFIQKPYLNYHTMQRKDIITHKPFRDEENHQNPGGFRRPFKTNFRGGRFQPQYKSGLVQKSLYIQAKYQRLRFAGPRGFITNKFRERLLRKKKEYTNIVPAI